In Tenebrio molitor chromosome 6, icTenMoli1.1, whole genome shotgun sequence, one genomic interval encodes:
- the LOC138132536 gene encoding transient receptor potential cation channel protein painless-like — translation MFCEKLIPSSKLNKKLLKAVQSNDTRTIEKLVKRNSHLLTQEYHGDDYNDYNILILACSDQNFMKHVTGATITKLIDLGASCVEPTKNDHWEAIHYAAINANQEKLKAIVQRLTHEEINSLVYCSKHVPGKYGFCPNKNLIKSYSNNALSVLLKYGNRKNDFYECCELLIQKGINVNQPDSNGVTPLDMIKQINDTRLEDILKQNCIPPVPCNSTFELIQRNKVEKFLILDLSKEVFDGSSEELSSCTLLQLCCAKGLTSCVAHLLNQGASPNKTITKNPNSPIMIAMKEDHEDIVKLLLENPDLRLPEDILIKLQIKYKNLKNFAKIDKYMEIILKHLRNIEKTKLSDYLLAKDDLNRTALHYATHYRSSQNVLDLLSMGAPLTEKDIFGYSPLNSIEPNVLEKFFDNCIRAPKDAEDMNNWFFSLRNQKEKFSIEIDYEALISRHQTENGHESEILHQLIKIKDLTHLMNHPVISSYLAVKWQNFKWAVYGNLFLYLIAYISLVFYEFGYNQYSTISNGLLLAALLLLGIREFVQILIFRFDYIKRVDNIIDLFLIAGIIYIVAFGWNNPVLDYNLRVAFSVVFLTSTLGIFMQLGNLPFFTIKVIILRQISISFCKYMVFYVFPVLAFFFCFFMLREVTNEDFDVAFFQVLYDVVTMFAGDPDSSYPTQFTSNPIFSHIIYVCFIILIGIILQNLLIGLAVSDLQEIQKEAQFIDKKERANYITNIERVLFGKFKNSSVWFFKATFRKLLTMSSVFQSDRILVIQPYNFGCVFVKDNPNKMQYIRDQTIINLLQNVFKDFWLHGDNEVEQPYSLKVLHDRLQKVESLLEKLSLNLSNQSAI, via the coding sequence ATGTTCTGTGAAAAACTCATCCCCAgttcaaaattgaataaaaaactACTAAAAGCTGTGCAATCCAATGACACACGAACAATTGAGAAACTTGTAAAGCGTAACAGCCACCTGTTAACGCAAGAATATCATggtgatgattataacgattaTAATATATTGATACTCGCTTGTAGTGATCAGAATTTTATGAAACACGTGACAGGTGCAACCATCACCAAGTTAATTGATTTAGGGGCGAGCTGTGTGGAACCTACGAAGAATGACCACTGGGAAGCCATCCACTACGCTGCCATAAACGCCAATCAAGAgaaactgaaagcaatagtGCAGAGACTGACGCACGAAGAGATCAATTCTTTGGTGTACTGTTCGAAGCACGTACCGGGGAAGTATGGTTTTTGtccaaataaaaatctgaTCAAAAGTTACTCAAACAATGCCTTGAGTGTACTTCTGAAATATGGAAATCGGAAAAATGATTTCTACGAGTGCTGTGAATTGTTAATCCAGAAAGGAATCAACGTCAATCAACCAGATTCGAATGGGGTGACTCCACTAGATatgataaaacaaataaatgatACCAGACTGGAagatattttgaaacaaaattgtattccTCCAGTGCCTTGTAATTCTACGTTCGAGTTGATCCAACGTAACAAAGTGGAAAAGTTTCTAATTCTGGATCTTAGTAAAGAAGTTTTCGACGGTTCGAGCGAGGAACTGTCCAGTTGTACTCTTTTGCAATTGTGTTGTGCCAAAGGACTAACATCTTGTGTCGCACATCTTTTGAATCAAGGCGCTTCTCCTAATAAAACCATCACAAAAAATCCAAACTCTCCGATTATGATCGCCATGAAAGAAGACCACGAAGATATTGTCAAGTTGTTGTTGGAAAATCCCGATTTGCGCCTACCCGAAGATATTCTAATTAAGCTCCAGATTAAGTACAAAAACTTgaagaattttgcaaaaatcgaCAAATACATGGAAATCATCTTGAAGCATTTACGCAATATTGAAAAGACGAAGCTTAGTGACTATCTGTTGGCTAAAGATGATCTGAATCGCACCGCTCTTCACTACGCTACGCACTACAGGAGTTCCCAGAACGTCCTGGATCTGCTCTCGATGGGGGCTCCGCTCACCGAAAAGGATATATTCGGATACAGTCCCTTGAATTCGATCGAACCGAACGTTTTGGAGAAGTTTTTCGACAACTGCATCCGCGCTCCTAAAGACGCCGAAGACATGAACAACTGGTTTTTCTCGCTTCGCAACCAGAAAGAGAAATTCTCGATAGAAATCGATTATGAAGCGTTAATATCGAGACATCAGACGGAAAACGGACACGAGTCGGAAATATTACACCAGCTGATCAAAATCAAAGATTTGACTCATCTCATGAACCATCCTGTCATCTCGAGCTATTTGGCGGTCAAGTGGCAAAACTTCAAGTGGGCAGTTtatgggaatttatttttgtatttgatCGCATACATATCGCTGGTTTTCTACGAGTTTGGTTACAACCAGTACTCGACTATTTCCAACGGTTTGCTCTTAGCCGCCCTCTTACTGCTGGGAATTCGTGAATTCgtccaaattttaatttttcgatttgacTATATAAAACGTGTTGACAACATAATCGATTTGTTTCTCATCGCAGGGATTATATACATCGTGGCTTTTGGTTGGAACAACCCCGTGCTTGATTATAATTTACGCGTAGCTTTCTCTGTTGTTTTTCTCACATCCACACTAGGAATTTTCATGCAGTTGGGAAACCTCCCGTTTTTCACCATCAAAGTCATCATACTGAGACAAATCTCGATCAGCTTCTGCAAGTACATGGTCTTCTACGTCTTCCCAGTTCTAGCTTTCTTCTTTTGCTTTTTCATGTTACGCGAGGTTACCAACGAAGATTTTGATGTCGCATTTTTCCAGGTTCTTTACGATGTTGTCACGATGTTTGCTGGTGATCCCGATTCAAGCTATCCGACTCAGTTTACCTCAAATCCCATTTTCAGCCACATAATATACGTCTGCTTTATTATCTTGATCGGAATCAtcttacaaaatttgttgatCGGTTTGGCGGTTAGCGACTTGCAAGAAATTCAGAAAGAAGCCCAATTCATTGATAAAAAGGAGCGAGCGAACTACATCACAAACATCGAACGGGTTCTTTTTGgcaaattcaaaaattcttcGGTCTGGTTCTTCAAAGCGACATTTCGAAAGTTGCTGACGATGTCGAGTGTCTTTCAAAGCGATCGGATTTTGGTTATCCAGCCGTACAATTTTGGATGTGTTTTTGTGAAGGATAATCCGAACAAGATGCAATATATTCGTGATCAAACCATAATTAATCTGTTGCAGAATGTTTTCAAAGACTTTTGGCTTCATGGAGACAACGAAGTCGAACAGCCGTACTCTTTGAAAGTGCTACACGACAGACTACAAAAAGTAGAAAGTTTGCTAGAAAAATTGAGTCTCAATCTTTCAAACCAAAGTGCAATTTGA